A segment of the Streptomyces sp. XD-27 genome:
CCCGCAGCGCGGGCACCTCGCGGGTCAGCCGGTAGCGCTCCACCGACGCGGCCGGGGAGGCCGCGTACATCTTCATGACCTCCTTGATGCCCCGGCACACGGTGTCCAGCGGGTTCTCGTGCGGCGGCGCGGCCTCCAGGACCGCCTCCGCCCGCACCAGGGTGTCGTCGTGGTCGGGGAAGATCGCCTCTTCCTTGGAGCGGAAGTGGCGGAAGAACGTGCGCCGGGCGACCCCGGCCGCGGCCGCGATCTCGTCGACCGTCGTCGCCTCGTAGCCCTTCGTCGCGAACAACTCCATCGCGGCGGCCGCCAGTTTGCGGCGCATGGACAGCCGCTGGGCGGCGGCGCGGCGCGAACCGGCGCTCTCCGGACCTTCCGAGGAGGTGCTGCGGTTCACACGTGCGGACTTCACGGGCTGGGACATGTGGGGAACGTAACACGCCGACGAGTGCGTATGCCGGGGCGGACCGCCGACGGGCTCCAGCAGTCCGCCCCACCCCGGGAGCTCGTCAGGCCTTCGCATACTCGCGGAAGCCGCGCCCCGTCTTACGTCCCAGGCAGCCCGCCGCGACCAGGTGCTCCAGCAGCGGCGCGGGCGCCAGGCCCGGCTCGCGGAACTCGCGGTGCAGCACCTTCTCGATCGCCAGCGACACGTCCAGGCCGACGACGTCCAGCAGCTCGAAGGGGCCCATCGGGTAGCCGCCGCCCAGCTTCATCGCCGCGTCGATGTCGTCCAGCGACGCGTAGTGCTCCTGCACCATCTTCACCGCGTTGTTCAGGTACGGGAACAGCAGCGCGTTGACGATGAACCCGGCCCGGTCGCCGCAGTCCACCGGGTGCTTGCGGACCGCCGCGCACACCGCGCGCACGGTCGCGTGCACGTCGTCGCCGGTGAGCACCGTGCGCACCACCTCGACGAGCTTCATCGCCGGCGCCGGGTTGAAGAAGTGCATGCCGATCACGTCCTGCGGCCGCGACGTGGCACGGGCGCAGGCGATCACCGGCAGCGAGGAGGTCGTGGTGGCCAGCACCGCGCCCGGCTTGCACACCTTGTCCAGGGTCTGGAACAGCTGCTGCTTGACGGCCAGGTCCTCGGCGACCGCCTCCACCGCCAGGTCCACCTCCGCGAAGGCGTCCAGCGAACCGGCCGGGGTGATCCGCGCCAGCGTCTCCTCCCGGGCCTCGGCGGTCATCCGCCCCTTGGTCACCGAGCGCTGGAGCGACTTCGCGATCCGGGCCTTGGCGGTGTCCGCCTTCTCCTGGGTGCGGGCCGCGAGCACCACGGTGAAGCCCGCCTTGGCGAAGACCTCGGCGATCCCGCTGGCCATGGTGCCGGAGCCGGCGACGCCGACGCTGCGCACCGTGCGGCCCGCCGAGAGCTCGTGCGCGTCCCCCGGCGTCTCCGCGTCCGGCACCACCTCCGTGCTTCCCGGCGCCGCGTAGGTGTAGAAGCCGCGGCCCGCCTTGCGGCCGGTCAGGCCCGCCTCGCTGAGCTGGCCGAGGATCGGCGCGGGCGCGTGCAGCCGGTCGCCGGACGCGGCGTACATCGCCTCCAGCACGGTACGGGCGGTGTCGACGCCGATCAGGTCCAGCAGGGCCAGCGGCCCCATCGGCAGCCCGCAGCCCAGCCGCATCGCGGCGTCGATGTCCTCGCGCGTGGCGTACTTCGACTCGTACATCGCCGCGGCCTGGTTGAGGTAGCCGAACAGCAGCCCGTCGGCGACGAAGCCGGGCCGGTCGCCGACCGCCACCGGCTCCTTGCCCAGCTCGCGGGCCAGCTCGGTGACGGCGGTGACGGCCGCGGGCGCGGTCAGCACCGAGGAGACGACCTCCACCAGCTTCATGGCGGGTGCGGGGTTGAAGAAATGCAGGCCCAGCACCCGCTCGGGGCGGGCGGAGTCCGCGGCCAGCCGGGTCACCGACAGCGCGTTGGTGCCGGTGGCCAGGACGGTGTCGGGCCGGACGACCGCGTCCAGGGCCGTGAAGACCTCGTGCTTGGTGGCGTAGTCCTCCGGCACGACCTCGATGACCAGGTCCGCCTCGGCGGCGGCGGCCAGCTCGGTGGAGGTGCGGAAACGGGCGAGGATCTCCGCCCGCTCGGCCTCGGTGATCCGCTCCCGGCGCACGGCGCGGGCGGTCGAGGCGTCCAGGGCGGCGGCGGCCCGCTCGGCGGCGGCCGCGCTGATGTCGATGCCGACCACCTGGCGGCCGGCGCGGGCGAGCACCTCGGCGATACCGGTGCCCATCGTGCCGAGGCCGACGACGGCGACCACGTTCAGGGCGGAGGAGGGGGCGGAGGAGGGATCTGGGGTGGACTGACGGTCCATCGCGAGACTCCAGAGGGTGTTCCCCGGGCATGGGGAGAGGTGACGACTGAAGGAGCTCCGGTTCCGCGTGAAGACGCCATCGGCGTTACACGGAAAGGGAGTTAGGCGCTGCTGGGCGGGCACCACTGGTCGTAGAAACCCGCGAGCAACATGTGCGGCCGACCCTGTCCCGGGGCCGTGCCCTACTTCGAGTGCCGAACCGACTTCACTCATGGCGGCTGCGTCACCAGGCCGCCCGAGCACGAGTGCTGCTCGTGTCCCGGAGCTTAACTCGCGGGTAACCGAGAAAGCCAGAGCTCGTTCGTAACTCAAGCGCTGTGGCGCGCGCCACTGCGTACAGCCACTGGGGAGGCACCGGCTCATGGAAGACGATTTCCGCGCCCTGGCCGACAGGGTGCGCGCTTCGCTCACGTCCCCGCAGGAGACGGCGGCGTACGTCCGGCTGCTCGGCCTCGTCCGCGAGCGCACCCCGGCCGCGCGCGAGGAGCTCGCCCGCGTGCTGGTCGCACCGGAGCAGCCGCTGTGGGCGCGGGAGACCGCCGCGTATGTGCTCGGCAGCGCGGGGGACCGCCGGGCCTTCGAGACGCTCGTGCTCATGCTCAACTACCGCGACCCGGTGCGCTGCGTCACCGCCGCGCGGGCGCTGGCCCGGCTCGGCGACCCGCGCACCGCGCGGGCGGCGGCGGCCCTGGCCACCAACCCGGTGCGCACGCACTACGCCCTGCATCCCATCCGGCTGCTGGTCGAACTGCGCGCCCCGGAGTCGGCCCCCGCCCTGATCGCCACCCTGGAGCGGCTGCTGTCCTCCAACGATCATCACTGGCCGATCGCCCGTGCGTGTGTCGAGGGGCTGGGCGCGCTCGGCGACCCGCGGGCCATCCCGGTCCTCACCAAGGCCAGCGAGTATCCGCAGCTGACGGCGGCGGCCTCGGCGGCACTGGCCCGCGCCGAGTCCGGGGTCGAGTCCGGGACCGGGGGCGAGGCCGAGGCCGGTGCCCGGGCCCGCCCCGGCCTGCGGCCCCAGCGGTCCGCCGGGCCGGGGGAGCGTGCACAGCAGCCGGGGGCGGGCCGCCGTGTGCCCGGCGCCCGCCCGCAGCCCGTGTCGCAGGCCCAGCCCCCGGCGCCCCGGAACCGCCCCGATGCCCGGCCTCAGTCGGGGAAGCGCCCCAACTCCAACACGTAGCGCACCTCGGGCACGGCGACGCCGTCCACGTCGGAGGCGACCTCCCCACCGTCCGGTGTGAAGCCCGCCAGCTCATAGAAGCGCCGCGCCCGCGCGTTCCCCTTGAGCACCCATAACCGCACCCGGGGGAAGCCGCGCTCGGCGACCCGCGCGAGCGTCTCGCCCAGCAGCGCGCGGCCGACGCCGGTGCCGACCAGCTCCGGGCGGGCGTAGAGGGCGTACAGCTCCGCGTCCCCGCTGGGCAGGTCCGGCTCGCGGTACGGGCCGAAGCAGGCCCAGCCCGCCACGTCGCCGTCCGCCCGCTCCGCGACGAGGTTGACCACGTCGCCCAGGCCGAGGGAGAAGAACTCCCGGCGCCGGGCGGCGTCTTCGGCCACGCTCAGGGCGTCCAGATGCGCCTGCGGCATCAGCCCGGCGTACGCGGACTGCCACCCGCGCACCCGCACCTCCGCCACGGCGTCGATGTCCGTCTCCGCCATCTCCCGAACCCTCATACGCACCACCATAGGGGGCCTGTACAACCGGATTTCGGGGCTCGGACTTGACCTTGACGCCAGCGGCAGGGTTCGACGATGGCCGGCATGAAGCACGCCAACGACACCGACACCCAGCAGAACGAGTACGAGGGCGGCGCCCTGGACGGCAAGGTCGCCGTCGTCACCGGGGCCGGCACCGGCATCGGCCGGGCCACCGCCCGGTCCCTGGCGCGCGCGGGCGCCCAGGTGGTGGCCGTCGGACGCCGCGCGGAGCCCCTGGACGAGACCGTCGACGGCCACCCGCGCATCCATGCGCTGCCCGCCGACATCACCGCCGCCACCGGGCCCGAGGACATCGTCCGGCACACCCTGCGCGACCACGGCAGGCTCGACATCCTGGTCAACAACGCGGGCATCGTGCGAGGCGGCACCTTCGGCGCCGTCACCCGCGAGCTGTACGAGTCCCAGATGGCCACCAACGTGATCGCACCGTCCCTGCTGGCCCAGGCGGCGCTGCCCGCGCTGGAGGCCGCGGGCGGCGTGATCGTCAACGTCAGCACGGCGGTGGGCCAGCGCGGCTGGCCGGGCCGCTGGGTCTACGCCTCGACCAAGGCGGCGGTGGACCTGCTCACCCGCAGCTGGGCGGTGGAGCTCGCGCCGCGCGGCGTGCGCGTGGTCGCGGTCGCGCCCGGGGCGATCGAGACCCCGATCGCCGACCACTCGGGTTTCACACCGGAGCAGCGGGCCGAGGCCCGGGCGTGGCAGCTCGCGCACACCCCGGCCGGCCGCATCGGCCGCCCGGAGGAGGTGGCCTGGGCCATCACGGAACTCGCCTCGCCCGGCGCGTCCTTCGTCACCGGGGTCGTGCTGCCCGTCGACGGCGGCGCGGTGGTCGGCTGACCGTCCCGCGCGGCCAGTCTGCTAGAACAGGGCCCGGAGACGGGGCCGGAAGGTGGGACGGGGTGCGCATCGGAGAACTGGCGCGGGCGACCGGGGCAACGCCGCGCGCCCTGCGCCACTACGAAGAGGCGGGCCTGATCAGCGCCGACCGCGCGCACAACGGCTACCGCGACTACCCGGAGGCGGCGGTCCGGCGTGTCCGCAACATCAGGTACTTGTTGGAGGCCGGGCTCACCCTCGACGACGTGCGGTGTTTCCTGCCCTGCCTGGACGGCGACCTCGCCAGCGCCCCGCCCGGCCCCGCGGGCCTGCGGGTGGTGCGCAACCGGCTCGCGGTGCTGGACGCCCGGATCGCCGCGCAGACGGCGGTCCGGGACCGGCTCGCCCACGCCCTCGACGACCTGGACGGCTAGCCGAGCCGGACGCCGTCGCGCATGATCAGGCGCCCAACGGTCGTACGGCCCGGGACGATCACCGCCCACGGCACTGACGACCGCTCACAGCGCTGACCACCACTCACAGCAGCGACAGCTGGGTGGCCTCGGGCGCGGTGGCGGGCGGCGGCTCGGGCGCGGGTTCCGGGAGGCCGCGGGCCGCCCCCGGCCGCCACGGGCCGATGCCGTACTCCGCCGCCAGTTCGTGCACCTGGCCGGTCACCCGCCGCTGGTACCACTTCGGGGCGTACGCGCCGTCCGCGTACAGCGCCTCGTAACGGCGCACCAGACGCGGATGGTGCCGGGTCAGCCAGGCCATGAACCACTCGCGCGCGCCCGGTCGCAGATGCAGCACCAGCGGGGTCACCGACGTGGCGCCGGACGCCGCGACGGCCCGCACCGTGGCGCGCAGGTGCGCCGGGGTGTCGCCCAGGTACGGGATGACCGGGGCCATCAGCACCCCGCACGGGATGCCGTGGTCGGTGAGCGTCCGTACGACGTCGAGCCGCCGCTCGGGGGACGGGGTCCCCGG
Coding sequences within it:
- a CDS encoding TetR family transcriptional regulator — its product is MSQPVKSARVNRSTSSEGPESAGSRRAAAQRLSMRRKLAAAAMELFATKGYEATTVDEIAAAAGVARRTFFRHFRSKEEAIFPDHDDTLVRAEAVLEAAPPHENPLDTVCRGIKEVMKMYAASPAASVERYRLTREVPALREAEIASVARYERLFTRYLLGHFDEGAHHVGDDDPLLAEVAASAVVTAHNHVLRRWLRAGGQGDVEAQLDHAFAIVRETFGTGIGAGRTAPGGRGPAATASAEGEVLVAVARTDAPLAEVMRTIERALKRD
- a CDS encoding 3-hydroxyacyl-CoA dehydrogenase family protein, which produces MDRQSTPDPSSAPSSALNVVAVVGLGTMGTGIAEVLARAGRQVVGIDISAAAAERAAAALDASTARAVRRERITEAERAEILARFRTSTELAAAAEADLVIEVVPEDYATKHEVFTALDAVVRPDTVLATGTNALSVTRLAADSARPERVLGLHFFNPAPAMKLVEVVSSVLTAPAAVTAVTELARELGKEPVAVGDRPGFVADGLLFGYLNQAAAMYESKYATREDIDAAMRLGCGLPMGPLALLDLIGVDTARTVLEAMYAASGDRLHAPAPILGQLSEAGLTGRKAGRGFYTYAAPGSTEVVPDAETPGDAHELSAGRTVRSVGVAGSGTMASGIAEVFAKAGFTVVLAARTQEKADTAKARIAKSLQRSVTKGRMTAEAREETLARITPAGSLDAFAEVDLAVEAVAEDLAVKQQLFQTLDKVCKPGAVLATTTSSLPVIACARATSRPQDVIGMHFFNPAPAMKLVEVVRTVLTGDDVHATVRAVCAAVRKHPVDCGDRAGFIVNALLFPYLNNAVKMVQEHYASLDDIDAAMKLGGGYPMGPFELLDVVGLDVSLAIEKVLHREFREPGLAPAPLLEHLVAAGCLGRKTGRGFREYAKA
- a CDS encoding GNAT family N-acetyltransferase; the protein is MRVREMAETDIDAVAEVRVRGWQSAYAGLMPQAHLDALSVAEDAARRREFFSLGLGDVVNLVAERADGDVAGWACFGPYREPDLPSGDAELYALYARPELVGTGVGRALLGETLARVAERGFPRVRLWVLKGNARARRFYELAGFTPDGGEVASDVDGVAVPEVRYVLELGRFPD
- a CDS encoding SDR family NAD(P)-dependent oxidoreductase: MKHANDTDTQQNEYEGGALDGKVAVVTGAGTGIGRATARSLARAGAQVVAVGRRAEPLDETVDGHPRIHALPADITAATGPEDIVRHTLRDHGRLDILVNNAGIVRGGTFGAVTRELYESQMATNVIAPSLLAQAALPALEAAGGVIVNVSTAVGQRGWPGRWVYASTKAAVDLLTRSWAVELAPRGVRVVAVAPGAIETPIADHSGFTPEQRAEARAWQLAHTPAGRIGRPEEVAWAITELASPGASFVTGVVLPVDGGAVVG
- a CDS encoding MerR family transcriptional regulator; the protein is MRIGELARATGATPRALRHYEEAGLISADRAHNGYRDYPEAAVRRVRNIRYLLEAGLTLDDVRCFLPCLDGDLASAPPGPAGLRVVRNRLAVLDARIAAQTAVRDRLAHALDDLDG